The proteins below come from a single Halomonas binhaiensis genomic window:
- a CDS encoding thiamine pyrophosphate-binding protein: MTSHTSAHGGQVLIKALAAQGVERVFCVPGESYLAALDALHDADIDTIVARHEGGAAMMAEADGKLTGQPGVAFVTRGPGATNASSGVHVAFQDSTPMVLFIGQVASDQRDREAFQEVDYGAMFAPLAKWVATIDRADRIPEYVSHAFHVAQSGRPGPVVLALPEDMLSSHCQAEVLPAANLPSGRANHQDVQTVIDALAEAEKPMVIVGGSGWSQAAARALGQFAERCQLPVGAAFRCQDYLDNRQPHYVGDVGIGINPALAERIKDADVVLALGARLGEMTTSGYTLLTPPRSRQRLIHIHADADELGRVYRPDLPVVARAGVMVQQLAEHAVPPRSDRRAWLEAARADYEAWQVPEPTPGALRMETLIHHLNEALPDDAIVTNGAGNYSAWLHRYYRYRDFRTQLAPTSGSMGYGLPAAVAAKLRYPEREVICLAGDGCFQMVSQEFGTACQYGANIIVLVSNNGMYGTIRMHQQRRYPQRPSATDLSNPDFAALAQAYGGYGEVIREDKEIASALDRARQAGRPAILELRVDREALSPRLRLEKSN, from the coding sequence ATGACCTCTCACACCAGTGCCCACGGTGGCCAGGTGCTCATCAAGGCCCTCGCCGCCCAGGGCGTCGAACGGGTTTTCTGTGTACCTGGCGAAAGCTATCTTGCCGCTCTCGACGCCTTGCATGATGCCGATATCGATACCATCGTCGCTCGTCACGAAGGTGGTGCCGCGATGATGGCCGAGGCCGACGGCAAGCTCACCGGCCAGCCAGGAGTCGCCTTCGTGACCCGAGGACCCGGCGCGACCAATGCTTCCAGTGGCGTGCACGTTGCCTTCCAGGACTCGACACCGATGGTGCTGTTCATCGGTCAGGTCGCCAGTGATCAGCGTGATCGAGAGGCCTTCCAGGAAGTCGACTACGGCGCGATGTTTGCGCCGCTGGCCAAGTGGGTTGCCACCATCGATCGTGCGGATCGCATTCCGGAATACGTCAGCCATGCCTTCCATGTCGCCCAGAGTGGTCGCCCCGGCCCGGTGGTACTGGCCCTGCCGGAAGACATGCTGTCGAGCCATTGCCAAGCCGAAGTACTGCCCGCGGCTAATCTTCCCAGCGGCAGGGCGAATCACCAGGACGTCCAGACAGTCATCGATGCACTTGCCGAGGCCGAGAAGCCCATGGTCATTGTCGGTGGCAGCGGCTGGTCACAGGCTGCCGCACGGGCACTGGGGCAGTTCGCCGAGCGCTGCCAACTGCCGGTTGGCGCCGCCTTTCGTTGCCAGGACTACCTCGACAACCGTCAACCACACTACGTCGGAGATGTAGGAATCGGCATCAATCCAGCACTGGCCGAGCGCATCAAGGACGCGGATGTGGTGCTGGCGCTGGGCGCCCGGCTTGGTGAAATGACTACCAGCGGCTACACGCTGCTGACGCCGCCCAGGTCCCGGCAGCGCCTGATCCACATACACGCCGATGCCGACGAGCTCGGCCGGGTCTATCGTCCGGACCTGCCGGTGGTGGCCAGGGCCGGAGTGATGGTGCAGCAGTTGGCTGAGCATGCCGTGCCGCCGCGCAGTGATCGACGAGCTTGGCTGGAGGCGGCGCGGGCCGACTATGAGGCCTGGCAGGTCCCGGAGCCGACTCCCGGTGCGCTGCGCATGGAGACCTTGATCCATCACCTCAATGAAGCCCTCCCGGACGATGCCATTGTGACTAACGGGGCGGGTAACTACTCCGCATGGCTCCACCGTTACTATCGTTATCGTGATTTTCGTACCCAGCTGGCTCCTACCTCAGGTTCGATGGGCTACGGCCTGCCCGCCGCCGTGGCAGCCAAACTGCGCTATCCCGAGCGGGAGGTGATCTGCCTGGCAGGGGATGGCTGCTTTCAGATGGTGTCCCAGGAGTTCGGTACCGCCTGTCAGTATGGCGCCAACATCATTGTGCTGGTGTCCAACAATGGCATGTACGGCACCATTCGCATGCATCAGCAGCGCCGTTATCCTCAGCGACCTTCAGCGACGGATCTCTCCAACCCGGATTTCGCCGCTCTGGCGCAGGCCTATGGGGGTTATGGCGAGGTCATCCGTGAAGACAAGGAGATAGCATCGGCACTGGATCGTGCCCGCCAGGCGGGTCGCCCGGCAATCCTCGAACTGCGTGTCGATCGAGAAGCCCTTTCTCCGCGGTTGCGTCTGGAGAAATCGAACTGA
- a CDS encoding ThiF family adenylyltransferase yields the protein MKYLILSPRWTVSRLGSDLFFRSDDKQIEIKNIENIENIENIENIIEKIQAGPFLSESLLEPLLDFLLSRKILVSSDGYKQHPPKLDRQCEYWRSLNENPSDALNRIQSAHVSIVGVGGIGSIVAEILSGCGVKNFSLIDNDRVEESNFNRQYLFEDKDIGEFKSYVVKEWIISRHQDARVDTYIETYPNNKVRDKIFEKSDLIIASFDMPSIDAPLSLLEDCWEAGIPSAFATTGITKCLISPIFDPSLSELPPIKAFEISHHMKDRPPVIASSGASNSYTASFLSEQAMLHLAGIKEEVNYSHSMILSRRSGKVSSSFHKIVKI from the coding sequence ATGAAATATTTAATTCTCTCTCCAAGATGGACTGTTTCTAGGTTAGGATCTGATTTATTTTTCAGATCTGATGATAAACAAATTGAAATAAAAAATATTGAAAACATTGAAAACATTGAAAACATTGAAAATATTATAGAAAAGATCCAAGCAGGCCCTTTCTTATCCGAAAGTTTATTAGAACCTTTACTTGATTTTTTACTGTCTCGTAAAATCTTAGTATCGTCAGATGGATATAAGCAACATCCTCCAAAACTAGATCGGCAATGTGAATACTGGAGATCATTAAATGAGAATCCTTCTGATGCTCTCAATCGAATACAGAGCGCACATGTATCTATTGTTGGTGTAGGGGGCATTGGATCTATCGTTGCTGAAATTTTGTCTGGCTGCGGAGTGAAAAACTTCTCTCTCATTGACAATGATAGAGTCGAAGAATCTAACTTTAATAGGCAATATCTATTTGAAGATAAAGATATAGGTGAATTTAAATCATATGTTGTAAAAGAATGGATTATTTCAAGACACCAAGACGCAAGGGTGGATACATATATAGAAACTTATCCTAATAATAAGGTAAGAGATAAAATATTCGAGAAGTCTGATTTAATTATAGCTTCATTTGATATGCCTAGTATTGATGCACCATTATCACTATTAGAAGATTGCTGGGAAGCAGGAATACCCTCGGCTTTCGCTACAACAGGAATAACTAAATGCTTGATTTCTCCAATTTTCGATCCATCTTTATCGGAACTACCACCTATAAAAGCATTTGAAATCTCTCATCATATGAAAGATAGGCCTCCGGTAATTGCATCATCTGGAGCTTCTAATTCATATACAGCCTCATTCTTGTCAGAGCAGGCTATGCTACATCTTGCAGGAATAAAAGAAGAGGTTAATTACTCACACTCGATGATTCTTAGCAGAAGATCAGGAAAGGTATCATCCTCATTTCACAAAATAGTTAAAATATAA
- a CDS encoding JmjC domain-containing protein gives MNIYNNVYHALHDLKSRKSTHGKLQELPFLFGFKEVGEILNSPITRSIQIRVVQNGRLVPRKDYTRSYSLGRDTIHDALDNDRIVDLIINGATVAIDSLEYLSSDIQSICKKMSEIFGISATATAYITPPHRPGLMPHTDEEEILVIQTSGSKNWRYSPPSDDIAYSEIVGNDILSNSTSVMLKKGYTLCLPSGAPHEANTGYEASIHLTFSVEKERYSDLIKSIIEIEEKNRNPLLTTQFSHVEEVNRIKLRKALIKIYNSIDDHEIGTGDVKKDHCYTSWDNLQGKEIKINLLEDIHMTESSERLIIESNSMPGRIILTRDVKAFLEELKEKKYKLLNEKNKGHIGKLLFVLSGYNVIKIEIA, from the coding sequence ATGAATATTTACAATAATGTTTATCATGCTCTACATGATCTTAAATCAAGAAAATCAACTCATGGTAAACTACAAGAACTACCATTTTTATTCGGTTTCAAGGAGGTCGGTGAAATATTGAATAGCCCTATTACAAGATCGATTCAGATAAGAGTTGTCCAGAATGGGAGGCTAGTTCCTAGAAAAGATTATACTCGCTCATATTCCTTGGGGCGCGATACCATTCATGACGCACTCGATAATGATAGAATTGTAGACCTTATTATTAATGGTGCGACAGTAGCAATTGATTCCTTAGAGTACTTAAGTAGTGATATCCAAAGTATATGTAAAAAAATGAGTGAGATATTTGGAATTTCAGCCACTGCTACTGCATATATAACTCCTCCACATAGACCCGGGCTCATGCCTCATACTGATGAAGAAGAAATTCTTGTCATCCAAACCTCTGGGAGTAAGAATTGGCGTTATTCACCACCTAGTGATGATATAGCTTATTCTGAAATTGTTGGTAACGATATATTAAGTAACTCTACGTCGGTAATGCTAAAGAAGGGATATACTTTGTGTTTACCATCAGGGGCTCCACACGAGGCAAACACCGGATATGAAGCATCAATTCATCTCACTTTTTCTGTAGAGAAAGAGCGATACTCTGATTTGATCAAGAGTATAATAGAAATTGAGGAGAAAAATAGAAACCCTTTATTAACTACACAGTTTTCTCACGTAGAAGAAGTCAATAGGATAAAATTAAGAAAAGCTTTGATTAAAATATATAACTCTATTGATGATCATGAAATTGGAACTGGAGACGTAAAAAAAGACCATTGCTATACTTCATGGGATAATCTTCAGGGAAAAGAAATAAAAATAAATCTTTTGGAAGATATCCATATGACAGAGTCTAGTGAAAGATTAATAATAGAAAGTAATAGCATGCCTGGAAGGATAATCCTCACAAGAGATGTTAAGGCATTCTTAGAAGAATTAAAAGAAAAAAAATATAAACTCCTAAATGAAAAGAACAAAGGACACATTGGGAAGTTGTTATTTGTTTTATCTGGATATAATGTTATAAAAATAGAGATAGCATAA
- a CDS encoding MFS transporter: MRTIPYEKNKFLDIRKTRILSTEALSVLSSQMISFSISIVAVSFTNMSDAEVGLIGTFAGLGTFIFLLFFMPIADIGRKDILMGGISLFRAIVSGTIAYYAIQGNIDSITILVSVFFLSGASSVYESTFSAYLPCIVKRNELPRMNSWIAGLRSAMDIGAGSISGVVLATGGPISMFLMITSLYIISSLGPLSFRKEFMEKKSSKSIQRGNNWLRSAFMGIKILLKDPRQRILNISIVHFNIFTAAIQSIYIVYTVRYVGMSELELGVAGSIGGAIGLSGVYLSERLFKRFSMKALMGGTLIAPGFSCLAILALPVVSSKLTTIILGISLGLWIASVLINVAAFETQKQILVPEEHIGKYSAASRLVTWGVDPLGSALGVIGVLTLPLPLVLLIATLGIFSSSIWIFTSQSLSDLPLKSLCSFT; encoded by the coding sequence ATGAGAACAATACCGTATGAGAAGAATAAATTCCTTGATATTAGAAAAACCCGTATATTATCAACAGAAGCTTTGTCTGTTCTATCTTCACAGATGATTTCATTTTCTATATCTATTGTAGCTGTCTCATTTACTAATATGAGTGACGCAGAAGTAGGTCTAATAGGTACTTTTGCCGGACTGGGAACTTTTATTTTCTTACTGTTTTTCATGCCTATTGCAGATATTGGAAGAAAAGATATTTTGATGGGTGGTATATCTTTGTTTAGGGCCATAGTGTCTGGAACTATAGCGTATTATGCTATACAAGGAAATATTGACAGCATAACTATTTTAGTATCTGTTTTTTTCTTGTCCGGAGCATCCTCAGTCTATGAAAGTACTTTTTCTGCATACCTACCCTGTATAGTAAAACGAAACGAACTCCCTAGAATGAATAGCTGGATCGCTGGTCTAAGGTCAGCCATGGATATTGGCGCAGGATCTATTTCAGGAGTTGTTCTAGCAACCGGAGGGCCTATAAGTATGTTTCTGATGATCACGTCATTATATATAATATCAAGTTTGGGACCTCTTTCATTTAGAAAGGAGTTTATGGAGAAAAAGTCATCAAAATCAATACAGAGAGGCAACAACTGGCTTAGATCAGCTTTTATGGGAATAAAAATCCTCCTTAAAGACCCTAGACAAAGAATTCTTAATATCAGCATAGTTCATTTTAATATTTTTACAGCAGCCATACAGTCTATCTACATAGTATATACTGTTCGCTATGTTGGAATGAGTGAGCTAGAGTTGGGAGTAGCAGGAAGTATAGGAGGGGCGATAGGCCTGAGTGGGGTTTATCTCTCGGAAAGGCTATTCAAAAGATTTAGTATGAAGGCCCTTATGGGAGGAACCCTAATAGCCCCAGGCTTTTCCTGCCTCGCCATTTTAGCATTACCTGTTGTCTCATCGAAATTGACCACCATAATTCTAGGAATTTCTTTGGGCCTATGGATTGCATCAGTTCTCATTAATGTTGCTGCTTTCGAGACACAGAAACAGATCCTTGTTCCAGAGGAACATATAGGAAAATACTCTGCCGCAAGCCGGCTGGTCACTTGGGGAGTTGATCCACTCGGTTCCGCGCTTGGTGTTATTGGGGTATTAACTCTCCCCCTACCATTAGTCTTATTAATAGCTACTCTTGGTATATTTAGTTCTAGCATATGGATTTTTACTAGCCAATCTCTAAGTGATCTACCTTTGAAGTCTCTATGCAGTTTTACATGA
- a CDS encoding GNAT family N-acetyltransferase — protein sequence MKGGFWITTDNNCLDIKAIHDYLTKSSWAEGIDLQTVIESISHSLNFGLFDKNKKIGFARVVTDYCTFGYLCDVYILEAYQKIGLAGWLMKCCHSHPDMKRLRRIMLVTSTAPWLYEKCGYTAINRDSFVWHVIRPDIYKNMG from the coding sequence ATGAAAGGTGGCTTCTGGATAACAACAGATAATAACTGCTTGGATATTAAGGCTATTCATGATTACCTCACAAAATCTTCTTGGGCAGAAGGAATTGACCTCCAGACGGTTATCGAATCTATTTCACACAGCCTGAATTTTGGTCTTTTTGACAAGAATAAAAAAATTGGCTTTGCTCGGGTGGTTACCGATTATTGTACTTTTGGATACCTATGTGATGTTTATATTCTGGAAGCATACCAGAAGATAGGGCTTGCTGGATGGCTAATGAAGTGTTGCCATTCTCACCCTGACATGAAGCGCTTGAGGCGTATAATGCTGGTGACCTCTACAGCTCCATGGTTATATGAGAAATGTGGATATACGGCAATCAATAGAGATAGCTTTGTATGGCATGTCATACGCCCAGATATCTATAAAAATATGGGATAA
- a CDS encoding nuclear transport factor 2 family protein, with translation MEINISLEKVRKLWIEAYFKGDVDCLADIESPFFFVKSGETIISKDEQLSNVRKNRYKRLVNKCDIVDFRESIDEVREHPGCTTVSGRATVYCESEIVGRYDFFEVWMVVDDRWQIAYLCYEAI, from the coding sequence ATGGAAATCAATATATCTTTAGAAAAGGTCAGGAAATTATGGATTGAAGCCTATTTCAAAGGTGATGTTGACTGTCTTGCAGATATCGAATCCCCTTTCTTTTTTGTCAAATCAGGGGAAACCATAATCTCTAAAGATGAGCAGCTGTCAAACGTCAGGAAAAATAGATATAAAAGATTGGTAAACAAGTGTGATATTGTTGATTTTAGAGAATCCATCGATGAGGTTCGTGAGCATCCTGGTTGTACAACAGTGAGTGGCCGTGCCACAGTTTATTGTGAGAGCGAAATAGTTGGTCGATATGACTTCTTTGAAGTATGGATGGTTGTTGATGATCGTTGGCAAATAGCATATTTATGCTATGAGGCTATTTGA
- a CDS encoding aminotransferase class III-fold pyridoxal phosphate-dependent enzyme, with product MQAFDAPTAQTSPRDDNALNSHYWMPFSSNRDFRENPRLITGAEGRYLIDDQGRRLFDSLSGLWTCGAGHNREEIQTAVAQQLGSLDFAPSFQISHPLAFKLAEKVASLTPKGLDHVFFTDSGSESADTALKMAKAYWRLKGHPEKTRLIGRAKGYHGVNIGGTSLGGIGGNRKHYGQLLDASHLPHTLQPQLTFTRGQADTGAELADALLEQIALHDASTIAAVIVEPMSGSAGVIVPPKGYLERLRAICDAHDILLIFDEVITAFGRCGANTGSAALGVTPDLMTIAKQLTNGAVPMGAVIASTEIYDTFMHAGGPQHAIEFTHGYTYSGHPVACAAGLAALDLLEREDFPAQVRAIAPVFEDKLHALKGRSHVVDIRNFGLAGAIQLAPRNGDPSIRPRDAHLALWEAGFYVRYGGDTLQFGPPFSTTEAELERLFDAVAGVLDSLN from the coding sequence ATGCAGGCCTTCGATGCACCGACTGCGCAGACCTCGCCCCGCGATGACAACGCGCTCAACTCGCATTACTGGATGCCTTTCAGCTCCAATCGCGACTTCCGCGAGAATCCGCGCCTGATCACGGGTGCCGAAGGCCGTTATCTGATCGACGACCAGGGCCGTCGCCTGTTCGATTCGCTCTCTGGTCTGTGGACCTGTGGCGCGGGCCACAACCGTGAAGAGATCCAGACGGCGGTTGCCCAGCAGTTGGGCAGCCTGGATTTTGCACCCAGCTTCCAGATCTCACACCCGCTGGCGTTCAAGCTGGCCGAGAAGGTTGCCAGCCTCACGCCCAAGGGGCTGGATCATGTGTTCTTCACTGACTCAGGCTCGGAGTCTGCGGACACTGCGCTGAAAATGGCCAAGGCTTACTGGCGGCTCAAGGGGCATCCGGAAAAGACCCGCCTGATCGGTCGTGCCAAGGGCTATCACGGGGTCAATATCGGTGGCACCAGCCTGGGAGGCATCGGTGGCAACCGCAAGCACTATGGCCAACTGCTCGATGCCAGCCACCTGCCGCATACCTTGCAGCCTCAGTTGACCTTCACCCGGGGCCAGGCCGATACGGGTGCCGAACTGGCCGATGCCCTGCTTGAGCAGATTGCTCTGCACGATGCCTCGACCATCGCCGCCGTGATCGTCGAGCCGATGTCCGGTTCGGCCGGCGTCATCGTGCCGCCCAAGGGCTATCTGGAGCGCTTGCGCGCTATCTGCGATGCCCATGACATCCTGCTGATCTTCGACGAGGTCATCACCGCCTTTGGTCGTTGTGGTGCCAACACGGGTTCTGCTGCGCTTGGCGTCACTCCGGACCTGATGACCATCGCCAAGCAGCTGACCAATGGCGCAGTTCCCATGGGCGCGGTCATTGCCTCCACGGAGATCTACGACACTTTCATGCATGCAGGTGGCCCGCAGCATGCCATCGAATTCACCCACGGATACACCTACAGCGGCCACCCGGTGGCCTGTGCCGCAGGCCTGGCGGCTCTCGACCTGCTCGAGCGTGAGGATTTTCCCGCACAGGTGCGGGCCATCGCTCCAGTGTTCGAAGACAAGCTCCATGCCCTCAAGGGGCGCTCGCATGTGGTCGATATCCGCAACTTCGGCCTGGCGGGCGCCATTCAGCTTGCACCGCGCAATGGCGACCCGAGCATCCGTCCACGGGACGCCCACCTGGCCTTGTGGGAAGCTGGCTTCTACGTACGCTACGGTGGCGACACCCTGCAGTTCGGCCCTCCCTTCTCTACCACCGAGGCAGAACTGGAGCGGCTGTTCGATGCCGTGGCCGGTGTCCTCGACAGCCTGAACTGA
- a CDS encoding CoA-acylating methylmalonate-semialdehyde dehydrogenase, with product MQNTITHWINGEHITSERTLPVTNPADGTTIRQVADGDRHTVQIAIEAAQAAFPAWRDTPPTKRAQVMYRFKALLERDAERLVQLISEEHGKTLEDAMGELRRGIENVEYACGVPELIKGEYSHNVGPSIDAWSNFQPLGVVAGITPFNFPAMVPLWMYPMAIACGNTFILKPSEKDPSAAMAVAELLEEAGLPRGVINVVHGGRECVEALLDAPEVKAVSFVGSTPIAESIYTRGAASGKRVQALGGAKNHAVVLPDADIENAANTLMGAAYGSAGERCMAISVAVCVGDGTAERLIESMQPKIAALKIGPGTEKGLDMGALVTAEHRDKVLGYIEYGLQEGAKLVADGRGLVVPGHEDGYFVGGCLFDKVTPEMRIYREEIFGPVLCIVRVDSLDEAIALTNAHEYGNGTCLFTRDGEAARRFADAIEVGMVGINVPLPVPVAYHSFGGWKRSLFGDLHAYGPDAVRFYTRRKAISQRWPSSFETSQAEFSFPS from the coding sequence ATGCAAAACACCATTACCCACTGGATCAACGGCGAGCACATCACCTCCGAGCGTACCCTGCCTGTCACCAATCCTGCTGACGGCACCACCATTCGCCAGGTGGCCGACGGAGACCGCCATACGGTGCAAATTGCCATTGAAGCAGCTCAAGCAGCGTTTCCCGCCTGGCGTGACACCCCTCCGACCAAGCGCGCCCAGGTCATGTACCGTTTCAAGGCATTGCTCGAGCGCGATGCTGAACGCCTGGTTCAGTTGATCAGCGAGGAACACGGCAAGACCCTGGAAGACGCCATGGGCGAACTGCGCCGGGGGATCGAGAATGTCGAATATGCCTGCGGCGTACCAGAACTGATCAAGGGTGAGTATTCGCATAATGTGGGCCCCTCCATCGATGCCTGGTCCAATTTCCAGCCGCTTGGTGTGGTAGCGGGGATCACTCCCTTCAACTTCCCGGCCATGGTGCCGCTGTGGATGTATCCCATGGCGATCGCCTGCGGTAATACCTTCATTCTCAAGCCTTCGGAAAAAGACCCCTCGGCCGCCATGGCCGTGGCAGAACTGTTGGAAGAAGCGGGCCTGCCCAGAGGGGTGATCAACGTGGTCCATGGCGGTCGCGAGTGCGTGGAAGCCCTGCTCGATGCCCCCGAAGTCAAGGCGGTATCATTTGTCGGTTCCACCCCCATCGCTGAGTCCATCTACACCCGTGGCGCAGCATCCGGCAAACGTGTTCAAGCCCTGGGTGGTGCCAAGAACCATGCGGTGGTGCTGCCTGATGCCGACATCGAGAATGCCGCCAACACCCTGATGGGTGCCGCCTATGGCAGTGCAGGCGAGCGCTGCATGGCGATCTCTGTCGCGGTATGTGTGGGCGACGGAACTGCCGAACGGCTGATCGAATCCATGCAGCCAAAGATCGCCGCCCTAAAGATCGGTCCCGGCACTGAGAAGGGGCTCGACATGGGCGCCCTGGTTACCGCCGAACATCGCGACAAGGTGCTGGGCTATATCGAGTACGGCCTTCAGGAAGGTGCGAAACTGGTCGCCGATGGCCGCGGACTGGTCGTCCCCGGCCATGAGGATGGCTACTTTGTCGGTGGTTGCCTGTTCGACAAGGTCACTCCGGAGATGCGTATCTATCGCGAGGAAATCTTTGGCCCAGTGCTTTGCATTGTGCGAGTGGACAGCCTCGATGAAGCCATAGCCCTGACCAACGCCCACGAATACGGTAACGGCACTTGCCTGTTCACCCGCGATGGCGAAGCAGCCCGCCGCTTTGCCGATGCCATCGAAGTTGGCATGGTCGGCATCAACGTGCCGCTGCCTGTTCCCGTGGCTTATCACAGCTTCGGCGGCTGGAAGCGTTCGTTGTTCGGTGACCTTCACGCCTATGGACCCGACGCGGTACGCTTTTATACCCGGCGCAAGGCAATCTCCCAGCGCTGGCCCTCAAGCTTTGAGACCAGTCAGGCGGAGTTCTCCTTCCCATCCTGA
- a CDS encoding sodium/proline symporter, with translation MNTTVLLFLALYFIAMLAVGVISMRRGGSSSMEGYYLSGRNVGPLVTAMTMQSTSMSGYMFLGAGSLGYTQGYYGFWYAAGDIGGGVVNLSVLGRRMRKLSQIMGALTSIEYLEKRYPSKWVRLIAATLSVFLLGAYVLAQFIAGGKGLELVTGLPYEVALSIAVAVILAYTLMGGYGAVAYTDLLQSFVMIIGIIWILAATLQEVGGLTAANEAIAALDPTLLSVWGKDLAFEGQWGMVLGAFLIFSIGYMGWPHVVTRHMAMRNPFHARRAGVYATLWNLIFVSAPYILGTLAILVLPDLDDPEQAIFSLAQNLLPAAAVGIVMAAIMAAIMSTADSILLQTGSIAARDIYERFINPDMGERQMVRVSQLIVLVLGVVCGIVAIFEPPAVFSIVVFTTSVLGSAFLPAYVAAVWWRKANTPGALASMIVGSAVAFFWQYLALDSVTELHPMLVGVVMSSLAMVIASLLTQASHPVPEHILRAMEETAELRPLPRSLASQQSFELAHEAMTLKTHGRQA, from the coding sequence GTGAACACTACCGTCCTGCTTTTTCTTGCCCTGTACTTCATCGCCATGCTGGCGGTGGGCGTCATTTCCATGCGCCGAGGAGGCTCCAGCAGCATGGAAGGCTACTACCTCAGCGGACGCAATGTCGGTCCACTGGTCACTGCCATGACCATGCAGTCCACCTCAATGAGTGGCTACATGTTTCTGGGTGCCGGTTCTCTCGGCTACACCCAGGGCTATTACGGTTTCTGGTATGCCGCAGGTGATATTGGTGGCGGCGTTGTCAATCTTTCAGTGCTTGGCCGCAGGATGCGCAAGCTGTCCCAGATCATGGGCGCACTGACATCCATCGAGTATCTCGAGAAGCGCTACCCCAGCAAATGGGTTCGGCTGATTGCCGCGACTCTGTCTGTCTTTCTGCTGGGAGCTTATGTGCTGGCACAGTTCATTGCCGGCGGCAAAGGTCTGGAGCTTGTCACAGGCCTGCCCTATGAAGTGGCCCTGAGCATCGCCGTGGCGGTCATCCTTGCCTATACCCTTATGGGTGGCTACGGTGCCGTGGCCTATACGGATCTGCTGCAGAGCTTCGTGATGATCATCGGCATCATCTGGATCCTGGCTGCTACCCTGCAGGAGGTGGGGGGCCTGACCGCCGCCAATGAAGCCATTGCTGCTCTGGACCCAACCCTGCTCAGTGTCTGGGGCAAAGATCTCGCCTTCGAAGGCCAGTGGGGTATGGTACTCGGTGCCTTTCTGATCTTCTCGATCGGCTACATGGGCTGGCCTCACGTTGTCACCCGACACATGGCCATGCGCAACCCTTTCCACGCTCGTCGCGCCGGCGTCTATGCCACCTTGTGGAACCTGATCTTCGTCAGTGCGCCTTATATTCTCGGCACCCTGGCCATTCTGGTTCTGCCTGACCTCGACGACCCCGAGCAGGCCATCTTCTCCCTCGCCCAGAATCTGCTGCCTGCGGCAGCCGTCGGTATCGTGATGGCCGCGATAATGGCGGCCATCATGTCCACTGCAGACTCCATCCTGCTACAGACAGGCAGCATCGCCGCCCGGGATATCTACGAGCGTTTCATCAATCCGGACATGGGGGAGCGCCAGATGGTACGGGTATCCCAGCTTATCGTCCTGGTACTGGGAGTGGTGTGCGGCATCGTGGCTATCTTCGAGCCTCCTGCGGTCTTTTCCATCGTCGTATTCACTACCTCGGTACTGGGCAGCGCCTTCCTGCCGGCCTACGTCGCTGCCGTCTGGTGGCGCAAGGCCAATACTCCAGGGGCGCTGGCCTCGATGATTGTCGGAAGCGCGGTGGCCTTTTTCTGGCAGTACCTGGCGCTAGATAGCGTGACAGAGCTGCATCCCATGCTGGTCGGTGTAGTGATGTCCAGCCTAGCCATGGTGATCGCCAGCCTGCTGACTCAGGCCAGCCACCCCGTACCAGAACATATCCTGCGTGCCATGGAAGAAACGGCTGAGCTACGCCCGCTGCCACGCTCCCTGGCATCACAGCAGAGTTTCGAACTGGCCCATGAAGCCATGACGCTCAAGACCCATGGGCGCCAGGCATGA